From one Aquicella siphonis genomic stretch:
- a CDS encoding glycosyl hydrolase family 18 protein has translation MQRIILFLIFILMPPVAFAGNVPVVPSQAASCIQTAFSNSGSKFWKTIYLKITNQCGQAVDFQNTTVTFLNTKNLNTSFWGDFNPLSYPDNNLQITSRPQVAANYLSTFYLHFPTYPGANSKLPIGKSITIIYGAATADYVPDSVSVYLGTPVNTGEIDLTNSSPQPANVTQSYALVHLAFNGLPLSDVQVPWSNTIKISNLAAGDYTVSPVSVTDSLGNVYQGTANPAAITLISGMIASSVISYAMIPSEAGIAFKVQALPPELSGYTNNPALVLTNTQNGSSANASVNWNTTTTVSGLISGASYRFSTPAITYNGYYCAATFNPVTAVAAKSAPVVNLAYACTPVAQDNVTINVNGVPAAISSVSATLTPNNGAAPVTQTISLSNGQGSSIIKLTDGVIYTVSSTNIGGYNATYNPQPLTATSNASETISYAPIPATGGRIIGYLPGWKTPPSANALAAAGYTHILVAFGVFSTVTPGQITPAFDTVTPSYIKSLQALGIKVLLSLGGASTSIPNTTVNFHQVLQKASSTSAFTQTFIQSLESLVNQYGFDGFDIDIESGLTAGGTFANPQGDIAVLAGIINTMHANHPSLLLTLAPQTANIAVTSTFNETWGNYSSLIMQTHDSLAWVGVQLYNSGCMLGIDGICYDPNTINSPNFSVAMATDLLVNWPSNRGYLPYVSYLKPSQVVLGYLVPNAQGGGDGSPVIPVSTIKRAVQCLRTGVVASNSCDTYIPPKTYPGIGGVFGWEVTYDQNNNFKFAAGLSACVINGSC, from the coding sequence ATGCAAAGGATAATCTTGTTTTTGATTTTCATTTTGATGCCCCCTGTCGCTTTCGCTGGTAATGTTCCTGTTGTGCCTTCGCAAGCCGCATCTTGCATACAAACCGCATTCAGCAACAGCGGAAGCAAATTCTGGAAGACAATATACCTGAAGATTACTAATCAATGCGGTCAAGCTGTTGATTTTCAGAACACGACAGTCACATTTCTCAATACCAAGAATTTGAATACTTCATTTTGGGGAGATTTTAATCCTCTTTCTTACCCGGATAATAATCTGCAAATTACTTCCCGGCCTCAGGTTGCCGCAAATTATTTGTCTACCTTCTATTTGCATTTTCCAACTTATCCAGGCGCGAACAGCAAGCTTCCGATTGGCAAATCCATCACGATTATTTATGGCGCCGCTACGGCGGACTATGTGCCTGATAGCGTCAGCGTGTATCTGGGAACACCTGTTAATACGGGTGAAATCGATTTGACAAATTCCTCTCCGCAGCCTGCCAATGTCACGCAATCATATGCGCTAGTTCATCTTGCATTCAATGGATTGCCGCTGAGTGATGTTCAGGTCCCCTGGTCAAACACGATAAAAATTAGCAATCTTGCGGCAGGAGATTATACGGTTTCCCCCGTCAGTGTGACAGACAGCCTTGGCAACGTTTACCAAGGGACAGCGAATCCTGCTGCCATTACCTTGATTTCCGGCATGATCGCATCTTCTGTCATTTCATATGCCATGATACCATCTGAAGCAGGCATTGCATTCAAAGTTCAGGCACTGCCTCCTGAACTGTCAGGGTATACGAATAATCCGGCTCTGGTCTTAACCAATACCCAAAACGGCAGTTCTGCCAATGCGTCAGTAAACTGGAATACCACAACAACTGTATCTGGTTTGATAAGCGGAGCAAGTTATCGCTTCTCTACCCCCGCAATTACTTATAATGGATATTATTGCGCGGCGACGTTTAATCCTGTTACCGCCGTGGCTGCCAAATCAGCGCCTGTTGTCAATTTGGCATATGCCTGCACCCCGGTTGCCCAGGATAATGTTACCATCAATGTAAACGGTGTTCCTGCGGCAATCTCATCTGTATCAGCCACTCTTACGCCCAACAATGGCGCCGCGCCTGTTACCCAAACGATTTCATTAAGCAATGGTCAGGGCTCATCTATAATAAAATTGACCGACGGCGTTATTTATACTGTCTCATCTACCAATATCGGCGGTTATAATGCGACTTATAATCCGCAACCGCTTACTGCAACCTCTAATGCATCAGAAACGATTTCGTACGCGCCTATCCCGGCAACAGGAGGGCGTATCATCGGTTATTTGCCAGGCTGGAAAACACCGCCTTCTGCAAATGCGTTAGCGGCCGCAGGCTACACACATATTTTAGTGGCATTTGGCGTGTTCAGCACCGTCACGCCAGGACAAATAACTCCGGCTTTTGATACGGTTACGCCAAGCTATATCAAATCCCTGCAGGCTCTGGGTATAAAGGTCTTGTTATCATTGGGCGGCGCGTCAACGAGTATTCCCAACACCACAGTCAATTTCCATCAGGTGTTGCAGAAGGCTTCATCGACCAGCGCATTTACACAAACATTTATCCAGTCATTGGAAAGCCTGGTCAACCAATATGGATTTGATGGCTTTGATATTGACATAGAAAGCGGCCTTACTGCGGGTGGAACATTCGCCAACCCGCAGGGTGATATTGCTGTGTTGGCCGGTATCATTAACACCATGCACGCCAATCATCCTTCATTATTGCTTACCCTGGCTCCACAAACCGCCAACATTGCTGTTACTTCAACTTTTAACGAGACATGGGGAAATTATTCTTCATTGATCATGCAGACACATGATTCATTAGCCTGGGTTGGTGTGCAGCTTTACAATAGCGGCTGTATGCTTGGCATAGATGGCATTTGTTATGATCCCAATACCATAAACAGCCCGAATTTTTCAGTCGCCATGGCAACCGATTTATTGGTGAATTGGCCGTCCAATCGCGGGTATCTGCCTTACGTCAGTTATTTGAAACCATCGCAGGTGGTATTGGGTTACTTGGTTCCTAATGCCCAGGGTGGAGGAGATGGCTCTCCTGTCATCCCGGTTTCTACCATTAAGCGCGCTGTGCAATGTTTAAGAACCGGTGTTGTCGCGTCTAATAGCTGTGACACCTATATACCGCCCAAGACTTATCCGGGAATAGGCGGTGTCTTTGGTTGGGAAGTAACGTATGACCAAAATAACAATTTTAAGTTTGCAGCAGGATTAAGCGCGTGCGTGATAAACGGTTCATGTTAA
- the htpG gene encoding molecular chaperone HtpG, whose product MTLDAHQEKLNFQAEVKQLLDIVVHSLYSNKEIFLRELISNASDAIDKLRFESLSDPALYESDSNLGIRIRFDNDAKTITISDNGIGMSRDEVVENLGTIAKSGTREFLSRLTGDQKKDAHLIGQFGVGFYSSFIVADRVTVITRRAGLGSAHGVRWESKGDGEYTVANLEKTARGTDVILHLKEGEEEFLNEWRLRSIITKYSDHLNIPIMMPKRADDGKETAEWETVNRATALWSLPKSAVTVEQYREFYKHIAHDFEDPLAWTHHKIEGGNIDYTCLLYLPSHAPFDLWQRDTHHGLKLYVQRVFIMDQVEQFMPHYLRFVRGVLDTTALPLNISREILQDHPSIPKLRSAMVRHVLDLLERIAKDEPEKYVQFWKEFGNVLKEGPAEDFTNREKIGKLLRFASTHGDAAEQTVSLDEYLQRMKPAQKKIYYITADTINAARFSPHLEIFRKNDIEVLLLTDRIDEWVVGHMPEYDGKPFQSVAKGDLQLDEIIPDSAEEKKLEENKEHEQQQTFDALLKKIHTLLEKNIKEVRLSHRLTDSPACLVRDQNALGPQMERLLKAAGQQVSETKPILELNPDHMLVRKLLDEKDEMRLSDWTHIIFDQALLAEGGALPDPAEYVQRVNKLWMEMFR is encoded by the coding sequence ATGACGCTAGACGCACATCAGGAAAAACTCAATTTTCAGGCTGAAGTTAAGCAGTTACTCGATATAGTGGTCCATTCGCTGTACAGTAACAAGGAAATCTTTTTGCGTGAACTGATATCCAACGCTTCGGACGCCATAGACAAGCTTAGGTTCGAGTCCTTGTCTGATCCCGCCTTATACGAATCTGATTCTAATCTCGGCATACGCATCCGTTTTGATAATGATGCCAAGACGATTACCATCAGTGATAACGGGATAGGGATGAGCCGGGATGAAGTCGTTGAAAATCTGGGCACTATCGCCAAGTCTGGCACGCGTGAATTTTTATCACGGTTGACTGGCGACCAGAAAAAGGATGCTCATTTGATAGGGCAGTTCGGCGTGGGTTTTTATTCCTCTTTTATTGTGGCAGACAGGGTGACGGTCATAACGCGCCGCGCCGGACTGGGCAGCGCTCATGGCGTGCGCTGGGAATCGAAGGGCGATGGCGAGTACACAGTTGCCAATCTGGAAAAAACGGCGCGCGGCACCGATGTCATTTTACACCTGAAGGAAGGCGAAGAAGAGTTTTTGAATGAATGGCGGCTGCGCAGCATTATTACCAAGTATTCGGATCATTTGAATATTCCCATCATGATGCCAAAACGCGCCGATGATGGAAAAGAGACTGCGGAGTGGGAAACCGTTAATCGCGCCACGGCACTCTGGTCGCTGCCGAAAAGTGCGGTGACGGTTGAGCAATACCGGGAATTCTACAAACATATCGCGCATGATTTTGAAGATCCGCTGGCATGGACGCATCACAAGATTGAAGGTGGTAATATCGATTATACTTGTCTTCTTTATCTTCCTTCACACGCGCCTTTTGATTTGTGGCAGCGCGACACCCATCATGGACTAAAATTATATGTGCAGCGCGTATTCATCATGGATCAGGTCGAACAATTCATGCCTCACTACTTGCGTTTTGTGCGTGGTGTGCTGGATACGACCGCATTGCCTCTCAATATTTCGCGAGAAATTTTGCAAGATCATCCATCGATTCCCAAGCTGCGTTCAGCTATGGTGCGGCATGTGCTGGATTTGCTTGAAAGAATCGCTAAAGATGAACCGGAGAAGTACGTCCAATTCTGGAAAGAGTTTGGTAATGTCTTAAAGGAAGGCCCGGCTGAAGATTTCACGAACCGCGAGAAAATCGGCAAACTGCTGCGCTTTGCCTCTACCCATGGCGATGCCGCCGAACAGACTGTTTCCCTGGATGAATACCTCCAGCGCATGAAACCTGCCCAGAAAAAAATCTATTATATCACTGCGGATACAATCAACGCGGCCAGGTTCAGTCCTCATCTGGAAATTTTTAGAAAAAATGACATTGAAGTCCTGTTGTTGACTGACCGCATTGACGAATGGGTCGTCGGACATATGCCGGAATACGATGGCAAACCATTTCAATCTGTTGCAAAAGGCGATTTGCAGCTGGATGAAATCATTCCTGACAGCGCGGAAGAAAAAAAACTGGAAGAGAATAAAGAGCACGAACAACAGCAGACATTCGATGCTCTCCTGAAAAAGATTCACACTCTGCTGGAAAAGAACATCAAGGAAGTGCGCCTGTCGCATCGTTTGACTGATTCTCCAGCCTGCCTGGTACGTGACCAGAATGCGTTAGGCCCGCAAATGGAACGCTTATTGAAGGCGGCGGGACAGCAAGTATCAGAGACCAAGCCGATTCTGGAATTGAATCCGGATCATATGCTGGTGCGTAAGTTGCTGGATGAAAAGGATGAAATGCGTTTGTCAGATTGGACGCATATTATATTTGATCAGGCGCTCCTGGCTGAAGGCGGTGCGTTGCCGGATCCTGCGGAATATGTTCAGCGTGTCAATAAGCTATGGATGGAAATGTTCAGGTAG
- the ald gene encoding alanine dehydrogenase: MLIGVPKEIKNFEYRVGLVPSSVRELIANGHQVIVQKGAGEKIGFDDESYQHVGARIVDAAEEIFQKADMVIKVKEPQPDECRMLRENQVLFTYLHLAPDPEQAKLLQDSGCVAIAYETVTNQHGGLPLLAPMSEVAGRMAIQAGATSLEIKNGGRGMLLGGVPGVAPAKVVVLGGGVVGTNSVRMAMGMGAHVVVIDKSLERLYHLDLQFGSKINTIFSTTDAIEEHVQSADLVIGAVLIPGASAPRLVTRAMLSQMRPGSVVVDVSIDQGGCFETSKPTTHQNPTYVVDGVVHYCVANMPGAVPRTSTVALNNATLPFALSLANYGYKEAMRRNHHLLNGLNVANGKITYQAVAEALKQSYTPAAKMIGE; encoded by the coding sequence ATGTTAATAGGTGTTCCAAAAGAGATAAAGAACTTTGAATATCGAGTCGGGCTGGTGCCAAGCAGTGTGAGGGAATTGATCGCTAACGGTCATCAAGTGATTGTGCAAAAGGGAGCGGGCGAAAAAATTGGTTTTGACGATGAATCTTATCAGCATGTTGGGGCGCGTATAGTTGACGCGGCGGAAGAAATTTTTCAGAAAGCCGATATGGTCATCAAGGTCAAGGAACCTCAGCCGGATGAATGCCGCATGCTGCGTGAGAACCAGGTTTTATTTACTTATCTTCATCTTGCGCCTGACCCGGAACAGGCAAAGTTGCTCCAGGATTCCGGTTGCGTGGCGATAGCCTATGAAACAGTGACCAATCAGCACGGCGGACTGCCTTTGCTGGCCCCCATGAGTGAAGTCGCCGGCCGCATGGCTATTCAGGCAGGCGCAACCAGTCTGGAAATCAAGAACGGCGGACGCGGAATGCTGCTGGGCGGCGTGCCCGGCGTGGCGCCGGCGAAAGTCGTGGTCCTGGGGGGCGGCGTGGTGGGAACCAATTCCGTGCGCATGGCCATGGGCATGGGCGCGCACGTCGTTGTGATCGACAAGTCTCTTGAACGTTTATATCATCTGGATCTGCAATTTGGTTCAAAAATCAATACCATTTTTTCCACAACAGATGCCATAGAAGAACATGTTCAAAGCGCTGACCTGGTGATTGGTGCTGTCTTGATTCCCGGCGCCTCAGCACCCAGACTTGTGACACGCGCCATGTTAAGCCAGATGCGCCCGGGTTCCGTGGTGGTAGACGTTTCAATTGACCAGGGTGGATGCTTTGAAACCAGCAAGCCGACCACACATCAAAACCCGACTTATGTCGTTGATGGTGTCGTGCATTACTGCGTGGCCAATATGCCGGGCGCGGTGCCGCGCACATCGACTGTTGCCTTGAATAATGCGACGCTGCCCTTCGCCCTGTCCTTGGCTAATTACGGCTATAAGGAAGCAATGCGGCGTAATCATCATTTATTGAACGGGTTGAATGTGGCCAATGGTAAAATTACTTATCAGGCTGTTGCTGAAGCCTTGAAGCAATCTTACACCCCGGCCGCAAAAATGATTGGAGAATAA
- a CDS encoding leucyl aminopeptidase family protein, giving the protein MSVCFTTETSAAAVPISVVSQSGFSDWLAIQVPAIKEWLAATQFQAEAGNTRLIPDAHGKVARVICCVSDADPLWGTGGLPFILPEGVYKFDVTDAQYQQCALAWGLGAYQFTRYKKPQRQPAQLYLQSAWLDQINNLVDSIYLVRDCINTPADDMGPGEFAAVVEKLAAQYGAKLTQILGEALLEQNYASIYTVGRASDDPPRLLDFRWGSPAHPKVTLVGKGVCFDSGGLDLKPSSAMLLMKKDMGGAAHVLGLARMIMQSRLPVCLRVLIPVVENVIAGNAYRPGDIIKSRKGLTIEIGNTDAEGRVILADALTEAADEKPEVLIDISTLTGAARVALGTELPAVFSNHDQLVNDVIKQGEKKYDPMWRLPLFQAYREYLNSSIADINNNSTESYGGAITAALFLKEFVPDDIPWLHFDLMAWNSRPRPGRPAGAEAMVIRALFSYLENRYG; this is encoded by the coding sequence ATGTCAGTTTGCTTTACCACTGAAACAAGCGCTGCCGCGGTTCCGATTTCCGTTGTGTCACAAAGCGGATTTTCGGATTGGCTGGCAATCCAGGTTCCAGCCATTAAAGAATGGCTGGCTGCAACACAGTTTCAGGCTGAAGCAGGAAATACACGCCTTATTCCGGATGCTCACGGCAAGGTTGCGCGTGTCATCTGCTGTGTCTCCGACGCGGACCCTCTTTGGGGAACGGGCGGATTGCCATTCATTCTTCCTGAAGGCGTGTATAAATTCGATGTGACTGACGCGCAATACCAGCAGTGTGCTCTGGCGTGGGGACTGGGCGCATACCAGTTTACACGCTATAAAAAACCTCAGCGCCAGCCGGCGCAATTATATTTGCAATCTGCCTGGCTGGATCAGATCAATAATCTGGTTGATTCCATTTATCTGGTGCGCGACTGCATCAATACACCGGCCGATGATATGGGTCCTGGCGAATTTGCCGCGGTGGTGGAAAAGCTGGCGGCGCAATATGGCGCGAAGCTGACACAAATCCTGGGTGAAGCCCTGCTGGAGCAAAATTATGCTTCCATCTATACCGTGGGTCGCGCGAGTGACGATCCGCCGCGTCTGCTGGATTTTCGCTGGGGGAGTCCTGCGCATCCCAAGGTCACACTGGTAGGCAAGGGAGTATGTTTTGACAGCGGCGGGCTGGATCTCAAGCCTTCTTCAGCCATGTTGCTTATGAAAAAAGACATGGGGGGAGCGGCGCATGTTCTAGGCCTCGCGCGCATGATCATGCAGTCAAGACTGCCAGTTTGCCTGCGGGTTTTAATTCCAGTTGTTGAAAATGTGATAGCGGGGAATGCTTATCGCCCAGGCGATATTATTAAAAGCCGCAAAGGTTTGACCATCGAAATCGGTAATACAGACGCAGAGGGCAGGGTGATTCTAGCCGATGCCTTGACAGAAGCGGCTGATGAAAAACCCGAAGTGCTCATTGATATCTCGACTCTGACCGGCGCAGCCCGTGTTGCGCTGGGCACTGAATTACCGGCAGTCTTTTCCAATCATGATCAACTGGTCAATGATGTGATCAAACAGGGTGAAAAAAAATATGATCCCATGTGGCGTCTGCCGTTATTTCAGGCATATCGGGAATATCTGAACAGCTCCATTGCCGATATCAATAATAATTCAACAGAATCCTATGGCGGCGCGATTACTGCGGCCTTGTTTCTCAAGGAGTTTGTACCTGACGACATTCCATGGCTGCATTTTGATTTGATGGCATGGAATTCACGCCCGCGCCCGGGGCGTCCCGCAGGCGCTGAAGCCATGGTCATTAGAGCCTTGTTCAGTTATCTCGAAAACAGATATGGATGA
- the lptG gene encoding LPS export ABC transporter permease LptG has product MIKILDRYIAKTIMLATGMAALVITSLLLIMSLLAEAKSIGEGDYGFGQAVIYVLMKLPNDLYHFSPLLVLLGSIVGLSIMSSYRELAVMRASGFSIRQIIKSVLAAALVLILFLSLAGEWIAPGLSYKAVMRKENAKNAGQAVVTASGIWFHIDDNFIHVQRVVGRQLLNGVTWYQFDNDHRLQAAYFAKSLTLQDNEWRMHDVVKTSFYTNRTKSQVFTELPWELKLNSNLLNVGLVDPNEMSLSKLIKFIRYLKQNGLQANEYQFTLWQRVFQPLASLVMIFLAIPFVLGALSTSTMGWRIVVGILAGFAFFILNAMLGQLCVVYQIPALFAAFLPPLLFAALGVLLLKKLIRH; this is encoded by the coding sequence ATGATCAAGATTCTGGACCGTTATATTGCAAAAACCATTATGCTGGCTACCGGCATGGCGGCGCTGGTGATTACCAGTTTGCTGCTCATCATGTCTTTGCTTGCTGAAGCCAAGAGCATAGGAGAGGGCGACTACGGGTTTGGCCAGGCTGTCATTTATGTTTTAATGAAGCTTCCCAATGATCTCTACCATTTTTCTCCCCTGCTGGTGCTGCTGGGCAGCATAGTGGGTCTAAGCATCATGTCATCCTACCGCGAACTTGCGGTCATGCGCGCATCCGGATTTTCCATTCGTCAAATCATCAAAAGCGTGCTGGCAGCCGCGCTGGTACTGATTTTGTTCCTGAGTCTTGCCGGTGAGTGGATTGCTCCGGGATTAAGTTATAAGGCTGTGATGCGTAAGGAAAATGCAAAAAATGCGGGGCAGGCGGTGGTGACGGCGTCAGGTATCTGGTTTCATATTGATGATAATTTCATACATGTGCAACGGGTCGTGGGACGGCAGCTGTTAAACGGTGTAACCTGGTACCAGTTCGACAATGATCACCGCCTGCAGGCCGCTTATTTTGCCAAGTCGCTGACGCTGCAAGACAATGAATGGCGCATGCATGATGTCGTGAAGACCTCGTTTTACACCAATCGCACCAAAAGTCAGGTTTTCACGGAACTGCCCTGGGAGCTGAAATTAAATTCCAACCTGTTGAACGTGGGACTAGTGGATCCCAATGAAATGTCTCTGAGCAAGCTGATCAAGTTTATCCGCTATCTCAAGCAGAACGGCCTGCAGGCGAATGAATATCAATTTACCCTGTGGCAGCGGGTGTTTCAGCCGCTTGCCTCGCTAGTCATGATATTTCTCGCCATTCCCTTCGTGCTGGGTGCATTGAGCACCTCAACCATGGGCTGGCGCATCGTGGTCGGCATATTGGCTGGATTTGCTTTTTTCATCTTAAACGCCATGCTAGGGCAATTATGCGTGGTCTATCAGATTCCCGCGCTGTTCGCCGCCTTTCTTCCGCCGCTCTTATTTGCCGCGCTGGGAGTGCTGCTTCTAAAAAAACTGATAAGGCATTAA
- the lptF gene encoding LPS export ABC transporter permease LptF, whose amino-acid sequence MIIARYLTREIIYTLLGVTIVLLLAFLSQQMVRYLNYVAIGKIPTSVLLELASFEAPYILSFLLPLGLYLGILLAFGRLYADSEMAILEMYGYGQKQILRLTLILAVVVSAVVLFLMIWVNPLVSAKRQQVMTSDEATVHLVQTMIPGRFQASPDGTHVMYVEKLSRDRQRAENVFLAQEKSVEVDGAAQTSWMLVLANEGYQIKDSESQDQFFVTTDGYRYEGVPGQNDYKIIQFKKYAVRIPDNEVRIATQENAALPTSQLWRDYAMPRRAAEFQWRFSIALSTLFLALLAVPMSAIRPRQGRFMSLIPAVLVYIVYINLLYVARHWVMQGSIPVSIGMWWVHGVMLLFVGTVMFVSAKPWLKKS is encoded by the coding sequence ATGATCATTGCCCGCTACCTGACTCGTGAAATCATTTATACACTACTGGGTGTTACCATTGTGTTATTGCTGGCTTTTCTCAGCCAGCAGATGGTGCGATATCTCAACTATGTCGCCATCGGTAAAATACCCACCAGTGTCCTGCTGGAACTGGCAAGTTTTGAAGCGCCATACATTCTTTCATTCCTGCTTCCATTAGGCTTGTACCTGGGTATTTTGCTTGCTTTCGGGCGTCTGTACGCGGATAGCGAAATGGCAATTCTGGAAATGTATGGTTATGGACAGAAACAGATATTACGACTGACCCTTATCCTGGCAGTCGTGGTGTCGGCTGTTGTGTTGTTTCTCATGATCTGGGTGAATCCCCTGGTTTCAGCAAAACGGCAGCAGGTGATGACCAGTGATGAAGCCACCGTGCACCTGGTGCAAACGATGATACCGGGCCGGTTTCAGGCCAGTCCCGATGGCACTCATGTCATGTACGTGGAAAAACTATCCCGCGACCGCCAGCGCGCGGAAAATGTGTTCCTGGCCCAGGAAAAATCCGTTGAAGTTGATGGCGCGGCGCAGACATCCTGGATGCTGGTCCTTGCCAATGAAGGTTATCAAATCAAGGACAGTGAATCGCAGGACCAGTTTTTCGTGACGACAGACGGGTATCGCTATGAAGGTGTCCCAGGCCAGAACGATTACAAAATCATACAATTTAAAAAATATGCCGTGCGTATCCCGGACAATGAGGTGCGTATCGCCACTCAGGAAAACGCAGCCTTGCCGACATCACAATTATGGCGCGATTACGCCATGCCCAGGCGTGCCGCAGAATTCCAGTGGCGCTTTTCCATTGCGCTGTCAACGCTTTTTCTGGCCTTGCTTGCTGTTCCAATGAGCGCCATCAGGCCACGCCAGGGAAGATTCATGTCGCTGATACCCGCCGTTCTGGTCTATATTGTCTATATCAATCTGCTCTATGTCGCGCGGCACTGGGTAATGCAGGGAAGTATTCCAGTCTCGATAGGGATGTGGTGGGTACACGGTGTGATGCTGTTGTTTGTCGGAACGGTGATGTTCGTCAGCGCGAAACCCTGGTTGAAAAAATCATGA